A genomic window from Pirellulales bacterium includes:
- a CDS encoding trypsin-like peptidase domain-containing protein — translation MSARFGFAPQTPHPAVVRVISPERNGASLGSGTLVDVSEKHGLVITNWHVVKDAAGNVIVSFPDGFQTPGYVIKMDRDWDLAAVAIWRPRVQAVQIAAAIPQRGDPLAIAGYGSGNYRAQAGRCTQYLSPGAGMPYDIVEVSAAARHGDSGGPIFNARGELAGVLFGEGGGMTSGSASVRVRWFLASIGAGKPNTLPTTEFAKAPDAPMGSTTSLPSPLAGAGPGVRGQNRLNSSDPPPSPSGDLLVAVPAPQSVYPPTTSYPTTNAPAPTWPPSQPASSHPSADPFAQPPRPVPAAISSAEPNPQPATEQVSWEDIAGHTAGQQVKTLLAVLGVLMLLYQATRRLG, via the coding sequence GTGTCCGCCCGCTTCGGGTTCGCTCCGCAGACGCCCCATCCGGCCGTGGTGCGCGTGATTTCGCCCGAGCGAAACGGCGCCTCGCTCGGCTCCGGCACGCTCGTCGATGTGAGCGAGAAGCACGGGCTGGTGATTACAAATTGGCACGTCGTCAAAGACGCGGCAGGAAACGTGATCGTCTCGTTTCCCGACGGTTTTCAAACTCCCGGCTACGTGATCAAGATGGATCGCGACTGGGACCTGGCGGCCGTGGCCATCTGGCGGCCGCGCGTGCAAGCGGTCCAAATCGCGGCAGCAATCCCGCAGCGCGGCGATCCGCTGGCCATCGCCGGCTACGGCAGCGGCAACTATCGAGCCCAGGCAGGGCGCTGCACGCAATATCTCTCGCCCGGCGCCGGCATGCCTTACGACATCGTCGAAGTCTCCGCCGCCGCGCGGCACGGCGATTCGGGCGGCCCGATCTTCAACGCCCGCGGCGAATTGGCCGGCGTGCTGTTCGGCGAAGGGGGCGGGATGACCTCGGGAAGCGCCTCGGTCCGCGTCCGCTGGTTCCTGGCCTCGATCGGCGCTGGCAAGCCGAATACGCTCCCCACTACCGAATTCGCCAAAGCGCCGGACGCGCCTATGGGGTCAACTACAAGTCTCCCCTCGCCCCTTGCGGGAGCGGGGCCGGGGGTGAGGGGACAAAACCGTCTCAATTCTTCGGATCCGCCGCCATCCCCCAGCGGCGACCTCCTCGTCGCAGTTCCCGCGCCTCAATCGGTATACCCACCGACAACCAGCTATCCAACAACAAACGCGCCCGCGCCAACTTGGCCACCGTCGCAACCGGCGTCGAGCCATCCGTCGGCCGATCCCTTCGCACAACCGCCGCGCCCAGTCCCGGCCGCGATCTCGTCCGCGGAGCCAAACCCTCAACCCGCGACCGAGCAAGTTAGTTGGGAAGACATCGCCGGCCATACCGCTGGCCAGCAAGTCAAAACCCTGCTGGCAGTCCTCGGCGTTTTGATGCTGCTTTACCAGGCGACTCGCCGATTGGGATAG
- a CDS encoding sigma-70 family RNA polymerase sigma factor, with protein sequence MTPHDFARLLDDHGPPLVLYARQWCGNSEDVVQDAFLKLVALRKSPDQVVPWLYRVVRNGAIDASRIARRRQRREAIAALPVRWFVEVEADGLTADEAVAALQRLPVDQREVIVARLWGGLNFEQIAEIAGCSPSTAFRRFTAGIEALRKELKST encoded by the coding sequence ATGACACCGCACGACTTTGCGCGCCTGCTGGACGACCACGGTCCGCCGCTCGTTCTGTATGCGCGGCAGTGGTGCGGCAATTCGGAGGACGTGGTTCAGGATGCGTTTCTCAAGTTGGTCGCGCTCCGGAAGTCGCCTGATCAGGTTGTGCCGTGGCTGTATCGAGTCGTGCGAAACGGAGCCATTGATGCCAGCCGGATCGCGCGGCGACGGCAGCGCCGCGAGGCGATCGCGGCCCTGCCGGTCCGGTGGTTTGTGGAGGTCGAGGCGGACGGTCTGACGGCGGATGAAGCGGTAGCGGCCCTTCAGCGGTTGCCGGTTGACCAGCGCGAGGTGATTGTAGCTCGACTGTGGGGCGGCCTGAATTTCGAACAGATCGCGGAAATCGCCGGTTGCTCGCCGAGCACGGCCTTCCGCCGCTTTACCGCGGGGATCGAGGCCCTGCGGAAGGAGTTGAAATCGACGTGA
- a CDS encoding PhnD/SsuA/transferrin family substrate-binding protein: MVIVAYNEYRARQDQAALKEAQDILVTKHGLIQPARKHLAPEYSDKDGRLVADPPTDPQQLLDPDTLTLAHYQDAKAKRQAVDWNALQAVLEKATGKKIVAQEYLNGADEIAAIKAGKIQLVAPHAADTPYIVNNAGFVPVAVLGDAAGAHGNHLDLAVSPKSKIQTLADIRGHTLTCTAPDSITGYRAAVAVLSQEAAMRPDVDYFVIFSLGQKRSVEGLAGGDFEVAALSDDTVQKMLKDGAVRPSDYHLIYESQVIPRLTIGYVYNLKPELAAKITAAVLDFKNEGGVAEETGKPTHFLAVDYKKDFEFVRNIDDSFDPRFSKAPKAKSSPAARDDATTD; this comes from the coding sequence ATGGTGATCGTCGCCTACAATGAATACCGCGCCCGACAGGACCAAGCCGCTTTGAAGGAAGCGCAAGATATTCTGGTGACAAAGCACGGCCTGATCCAGCCCGCGCGAAAACATTTAGCCCCAGAGTATTCCGACAAGGATGGCCGCCTGGTGGCCGATCCGCCGACTGATCCCCAGCAATTGCTCGATCCCGACACGCTCACTTTGGCCCATTACCAGGATGCCAAGGCCAAGAGACAGGCGGTCGACTGGAACGCCTTGCAAGCGGTTCTCGAAAAGGCGACGGGCAAGAAGATTGTCGCCCAAGAGTATCTTAACGGCGCCGACGAGATTGCGGCGATCAAGGCCGGCAAGATTCAGCTCGTCGCTCCGCACGCCGCCGACACGCCGTATATCGTGAATAACGCCGGGTTCGTTCCGGTGGCCGTTCTCGGCGACGCCGCCGGCGCCCATGGCAACCATTTGGACCTCGCTGTCAGCCCGAAGAGCAAGATTCAAACTCTCGCCGATATTCGCGGGCACACACTGACCTGTACGGCCCCCGATTCCATCACCGGCTACCGAGCGGCGGTGGCCGTGCTCTCGCAAGAGGCCGCAATGCGCCCGGACGTAGACTACTTCGTCATATTCTCGCTCGGTCAAAAGCGATCGGTCGAAGGACTTGCTGGCGGCGATTTCGAGGTTGCCGCGCTGTCGGACGACACGGTGCAAAAGATGCTCAAGGACGGCGCCGTTAGGCCGTCTGACTACCACTTGATTTACGAGTCGCAGGTGATTCCGCGACTGACGATCGGCTACGTTTACAACCTCAAGCCGGAGTTGGCGGCCAAGATCACTGCGGCCGTGCTCGACTTCAAGAACGAAGGGGGCGTGGCCGAGGAAACCGGCAAGCCGACACATTTCTTAGCCGTCGATTACAAGAAGGATTTCGAGTTCGTCCGCAACATCGACGACTCCTTTGACCCCCGCTTCAGCAAAGCGCCGAAGGCGAAATCTTCCCCGGCCGCTCGCGACGACGCGACGACAGACTGA